From one Chryseobacterium sp. 3008163 genomic stretch:
- a CDS encoding decarboxylase, with product MKIKYSELIDQTLYFPTEEFNVSENNLSFHDIPLMEVVEKFGTPLKVSYLPKISQNIQKAKGWFKEAFEKIDYKKNYRYCYCTKSSHFKFVIEEALKNDISIETSSAYDMDIVKSLYNEGKVTKDIEVICNGFKTDDYLAKISDMINSGFENITPILDNYRELDKLTESIDTTFDIGIRIASEEEPKFEFYTSRLGIGYKDIIPYYSQKIAEHPNARLKMLHFFINTGIKDTAYYWNELYKCLRVYARLKKIAPEVNSLNIGGGFPIKTSLNFDYDYQYMVEEIVSQIKKFCEEEGVEEPNIYTEFGSFTVGESGANLYKIISQKRQNDREKWNMIDSSFMTTLPDTWAISRHFIMLPLNRWEDSYERVFLGGLTCDSDDYYNSEQHTNAIYLPVFSDTKPLYIGFFHTGAYQETIGGYGGVHHCLMPQPRHILIQKDENGEFQYEIFRERQEPEDILKILGY from the coding sequence ATGAAAATAAAATACTCGGAACTTATTGATCAGACATTGTATTTTCCAACGGAAGAATTCAATGTTTCTGAGAACAATTTGTCTTTTCACGATATCCCTTTGATGGAAGTTGTTGAGAAGTTTGGAACGCCTCTTAAGGTAAGTTACCTCCCGAAGATTTCTCAAAATATTCAGAAAGCAAAAGGCTGGTTTAAGGAAGCTTTTGAGAAAATCGATTACAAAAAAAACTACAGATACTGCTACTGTACAAAATCCAGCCATTTCAAATTTGTGATTGAAGAAGCTTTGAAGAACGATATTTCTATCGAGACGTCTTCAGCTTACGACATGGATATTGTAAAATCTCTTTATAATGAAGGGAAAGTCACGAAAGATATTGAAGTGATCTGCAACGGTTTCAAAACAGATGATTATCTGGCGAAAATTTCAGATATGATCAACAGTGGTTTTGAAAACATCACTCCAATCCTGGATAATTACCGTGAGCTTGATAAATTAACGGAAAGCATTGATACGACTTTCGACATCGGAATCAGAATCGCTTCTGAAGAAGAGCCAAAGTTTGAATTTTATACGTCAAGATTAGGAATCGGATATAAAGATATTATCCCATATTATAGTCAGAAAATTGCAGAACATCCGAATGCAAGGCTGAAAATGCTTCACTTTTTCATCAATACCGGAATCAAAGACACGGCGTATTACTGGAATGAATTGTATAAATGTCTTCGTGTGTACGCACGTTTGAAGAAAATTGCTCCTGAAGTAAATTCATTGAACATCGGTGGTGGTTTTCCAATCAAAACTTCATTAAATTTCGATTACGATTATCAATATATGGTTGAAGAAATCGTTTCTCAAATCAAAAAATTCTGTGAAGAAGAAGGAGTAGAAGAACCAAATATTTATACAGAATTCGGAAGCTTTACCGTTGGAGAGAGTGGTGCGAATTTATATAAAATCATTTCTCAGAAACGTCAGAATGATAGAGAAAAGTGGAATATGATCGATTCATCTTTCATGACTACTTTGCCTGATACTTGGGCAATTTCAAGACACTTTATCATGCTTCCTCTGAATCGTTGGGAAGATTCTTACGAAAGAGTTTTCTTAGGCGGTTTGACTTGTGATTCTGATGACTATTACAACTCTGAACAACATACGAATGCTATTTATTTACCTGTTTTCAGTGATACAAAACCTTTATATATCGGTTTCTTCCACACCGGAGCGTATCAGGAAACGATTGGCGGTTATGGCGGAGTTCATCACTGTCTGATGCCTCAGCCGAGACATATTCTGATTCAGAAA
- a CDS encoding tetratricopeptide repeat protein, whose amino-acid sequence MKKIFLLFFCLIFYSVFSQDITMYLDEGDELISKNKFSDAENTFRKGLKESPGNPILKSQLALTLINQDKNDEAEKVIGEILALQPEFTAALWYGGINNFNKKVSDFRKAISYFEKAYPLIDVSSPQYFAVNYYIGRSYRKLLYREGLNYNEVDRMLETYKKYIELQPNAEDLIDAKSFVKKVEEKRPGKNVGKWIITTEQNVEELINKKID is encoded by the coding sequence ATGAAGAAAATATTTCTATTATTCTTTTGTCTAATTTTTTACTCTGTTTTTTCTCAGGATATTACGATGTACCTTGATGAGGGAGATGAATTGATTTCAAAAAATAAATTTTCTGATGCCGAAAATACTTTTAGAAAAGGTTTGAAGGAAAGTCCCGGCAACCCGATTTTAAAATCACAATTGGCTTTGACGCTGATCAATCAGGATAAGAATGATGAGGCTGAAAAGGTGATTGGCGAAATTTTAGCTTTGCAACCTGAATTTACTGCTGCACTTTGGTATGGTGGAATCAATAATTTTAATAAAAAAGTATCAGATTTTAGAAAAGCAATTTCTTATTTTGAGAAAGCATATCCTCTGATTGATGTGAGTTCTCCGCAATACTTCGCAGTTAATTATTATATAGGAAGATCTTACAGAAAGCTTTTGTACAGAGAAGGTTTAAACTACAATGAAGTTGACAGAATGCTTGAAACCTACAAAAAATATATTGAATTGCAGCCCAATGCTGAAGATCTCATTGACGCAAAAAGTTTTGTGAAAAAAGTGGAAGAAAAAAGACCTGGCAAAAATGTAGGAAAATGGATCATCACAACAGAGCAAAATGTTGAAGAATTAATCAATAAAAAGATAGATTAA
- a CDS encoding cob(I)yrinic acid a,c-diamide adenosyltransferase, protein MKIYTKTGDKGQTALYGGTRVSKASARVESYGNIDELNSFIGISKSHITDDEVLKQLKKIQFDLFTVGSEAATPVDKLMLANGKSRLPLIISDTEIEELENWMDAFEEKLEPLQFFILPGGGKSATFLHAARTICRRAERSLVFLNESEEVRPELIKYLNRLSDYLFVLARYISKINNEPEEYWNPNER, encoded by the coding sequence ATGAAAATATATACCAAGACAGGAGATAAAGGGCAAACCGCTTTATACGGCGGTACGAGAGTTTCAAAAGCCAGCGCAAGAGTGGAAAGCTACGGAAATATTGATGAACTCAATTCTTTTATCGGAATTTCAAAAAGTCATATTACGGATGATGAGGTTTTAAAACAATTAAAAAAAATTCAGTTTGACTTATTTACAGTTGGTTCTGAAGCTGCAACTCCGGTGGATAAACTGATGTTGGCCAACGGAAAATCCCGTCTTCCTTTAATTATTTCCGATACAGAAATTGAAGAATTGGAAAACTGGATGGATGCTTTTGAAGAAAAATTGGAGCCACTTCAATTTTTTATCCTTCCAGGCGGCGGAAAGTCAGCCACTTTTTTACATGCAGCAAGAACGATTTGCAGAAGAGCAGAACGCTCATTGGTTTTCTTAAATGAATCTGAGGAAGTACGCCCTGAATTGATTAAATACTTAAACAGACTTTCAGATTATCTTTTTGTCTTGGCAAGATATATCTCAAAAATCAACAACGAACCGGAAGAATACTGGAATCCGAATGAAAGATAA
- a CDS encoding DinB family protein encodes MTTTATATTQFISSAQLLEHWQGHRNLTRRVIEMFPEKELFEFSIGGMRPFAKLAVELISIAGPALKGIVEGQTEEFSEKAFQPKTKEEILAKWDSETEVINHYFNQISEERFQETFNLFGQYEFPVYQNILYFVDNEVHHRGQGFVYLRALGIEPPFFWERF; translated from the coding sequence ATGACAACTACAGCAACAGCAACGACACAGTTTATCTCTTCAGCACAACTATTAGAGCATTGGCAAGGACACAGAAACCTGACAAGAAGAGTGATTGAAATGTTCCCTGAAAAAGAATTATTCGAGTTTTCGATTGGCGGAATGAGACCGTTTGCGAAATTAGCCGTTGAATTAATCAGCATTGCAGGTCCGGCTTTGAAAGGAATCGTTGAAGGCCAAACTGAGGAATTTTCTGAAAAAGCTTTTCAACCGAAAACGAAAGAAGAAATTTTAGCTAAATGGGATTCTGAAACGGAAGTGATTAATCATTATTTTAATCAGATTTCAGAGGAAAGATTTCAGGAAACGTTCAACTTATTTGGTCAGTACGAATTTCCGGTGTATCAGAATATTCTTTATTTTGTGGATAATGAAGTACATCACCGTGGACAGGGGTTTGTTTATCTGAGAGCTTTGGGAATTGAGCCGCCTTTCTTCTGGGAAAGATTTTAA
- a CDS encoding helix-turn-helix transcriptional regulator, with protein sequence MNDHYLKKLDRVTAILTQLQSKPIVRAQDLAEKFEVSVRTIYRDIKTLENAGIPIIGETGSGYSLMDGYKLPPVMFTKEEVLSFITAEKLMQKFSHESLGNHYKTAMEKLRSVLRNSDKNLIQNIENQIDIFDYSPKSDDSIKNVIPIILESIADKKQLSIEYQSVGAKVSNRTIEAVGIFYEFTYWYIMAFCTLRKDFRQFRVDRILKISKTETSFSQEYGKINDHRRVASKTTTKVKLLVDKKIMGYLINSKSYYGLIEEMETEKGIEMTFETEWIDEGFPRWLITFADYATILEPDLLKVKMKDLVQKLLEKLS encoded by the coding sequence ATGAACGACCATTACCTCAAAAAACTCGACCGCGTCACTGCCATTCTCACCCAATTACAGTCAAAACCGATTGTAAGAGCTCAGGATTTGGCCGAAAAATTTGAAGTGAGTGTAAGAACGATTTACCGTGACATTAAAACACTGGAAAACGCAGGAATTCCGATTATTGGTGAGACGGGAAGCGGTTATTCTTTGATGGATGGTTACAAACTTCCGCCCGTGATGTTTACCAAAGAAGAAGTTTTAAGTTTTATCACTGCCGAAAAACTGATGCAGAAATTTTCACATGAAAGTTTGGGAAACCATTATAAAACGGCAATGGAAAAACTGCGTTCAGTGCTGAGAAATTCAGATAAAAATTTAATTCAGAATATTGAAAATCAGATTGATATTTTTGATTACAGTCCCAAATCAGATGATTCTATAAAAAACGTTATCCCGATTATTCTGGAAAGTATCGCCGATAAAAAACAGCTTTCTATTGAATATCAAAGTGTTGGTGCAAAGGTTTCAAATCGTACCATTGAAGCTGTTGGAATTTTTTATGAATTTACCTACTGGTACATCATGGCTTTTTGTACACTTAGAAAAGATTTCAGACAGTTCAGAGTAGACCGGATTTTGAAAATTTCAAAAACAGAAACTTCTTTTTCACAGGAATACGGAAAAATCAATGATCACAGAAGAGTTGCCTCAAAAACGACTACAAAAGTAAAATTATTGGTCGATAAGAAAATCATGGGATATTTAATTAATTCTAAAAGCTACTACGGATTGATTGAAGAAATGGAAACCGAAAAGGGAATCGAAATGACCTTTGAAACAGAATGGATTGATGAAGGATTTCCGCGCTGGCTGATTACTTTCGCAGACTATGCCACGATATTGGAACCGGATCTATTAAAGGTAAAAATGAAAGATTTAGTTCAAAAACTTTTAGAAAAGTTATCGTAA
- a CDS encoding ABC transporter ATP-binding protein, with the protein MIYGTLFLTFLGAITAQVNAVVLKYTVDEVEKLTKLPSPMSQGIHVLLVISAILLGKEIANIFISFGQKFYGEKIRINVSSVLAQSAIDKILTYKVAYFSDENHASGKLQTRIDRGIESLTKLVQNFFIDILPMFSNAIIALVIMYMQNVYVGLVSTIIVPIYFYVTSMQAKKLGGVRRQLRNQREQKTSGLLNLINSILVIKSFVREKFEGKKQFDLQMQLMESQMYTRKTSFIYEGLKTFIEQIGVVLIILLTVYLVLNQQMTIGAIMLHIMLFNNVSSPIRQLHRIYDDMNDAMIYAEGYFEILNADEEAEPNGTLKETKTSENFELKNVNFTYPNGTQALHKVSMTIENGKTTALVGLSGAGKSTIINLLCKFYLPDDGEILLDGINLNRYDNAYLRDDIGLVLQKNHIFQGSIEDNIRYGNMNASFEEIEEAAKKAYLHEQILDLPEKYQHDATQLSGGQQQRIAIARLFLKNPPIIFLDEPTASLDAIATEQIKNSLDAIKEGRTVVIISHSLSQILDSDKIYVMKKGEVVENGTHDELVQMNGIYREIFDASARSLNLDKLVNSFKN; encoded by the coding sequence ATGATTTACGGAACCTTGTTTCTCACTTTTTTAGGCGCCATTACGGCTCAGGTCAATGCAGTGGTTTTAAAATACACGGTTGACGAAGTTGAAAAATTAACTAAGCTTCCTAGTCCGATGTCGCAGGGAATTCATGTGCTTTTGGTGATTTCTGCAATACTTTTAGGAAAAGAAATAGCGAATATTTTCATTAGTTTCGGGCAGAAATTTTATGGTGAGAAAATAAGAATTAACGTAAGCTCGGTTTTAGCGCAATCAGCAATCGATAAAATTTTAACGTACAAAGTTGCTTACTTCAGTGACGAAAACCATGCTTCAGGAAAATTGCAGACCAGAATTGATCGGGGAATAGAGAGCTTAACAAAGCTTGTTCAGAACTTTTTCATCGATATTCTTCCTATGTTTTCGAATGCAATTATTGCTTTGGTTATCATGTACATGCAGAACGTTTATGTGGGGTTGGTTTCTACGATCATTGTCCCGATCTACTTTTACGTTACTTCAATGCAGGCGAAAAAATTGGGTGGTGTAAGAAGGCAGCTTCGAAATCAACGCGAGCAAAAGACTTCAGGTTTATTAAATTTAATCAATTCTATTTTAGTAATTAAAAGTTTCGTGCGTGAAAAATTTGAAGGTAAAAAGCAATTTGATTTGCAAATGCAACTGATGGAAAGCCAGATGTACACCCGGAAAACAAGTTTTATTTATGAAGGTTTAAAAACATTCATCGAGCAGATCGGGGTTGTTCTTATTATTTTACTGACGGTTTATTTAGTGCTGAATCAGCAAATGACAATTGGTGCTATCATGCTTCACATTATGTTGTTCAACAACGTCTCTTCGCCTATCAGACAGCTTCACAGGATTTATGATGACATGAATGATGCGATGATTTATGCCGAAGGTTATTTTGAAATTTTAAATGCAGACGAAGAAGCTGAACCCAACGGAACTTTAAAGGAAACCAAAACTTCTGAAAATTTTGAACTGAAAAACGTCAATTTTACCTATCCAAACGGAACGCAAGCTTTACATAAGGTCTCAATGACCATCGAAAATGGGAAAACCACGGCGCTGGTTGGCTTAAGTGGTGCCGGAAAATCTACAATCATTAACCTTTTATGCAAATTTTACCTTCCGGATGATGGCGAGATTTTATTAGATGGAATTAATCTCAATCGGTACGACAACGCTTATCTAAGAGACGATATTGGTCTGGTTTTACAGAAAAACCACATCTTCCAAGGAAGTATCGAAGATAATATTCGCTACGGAAATATGAATGCCAGTTTTGAAGAAATTGAAGAAGCCGCCAAAAAAGCATATCTTCACGAACAAATTTTAGATCTTCCTGAAAAATATCAACATGATGCAACCCAACTTTCTGGTGGGCAGCAACAGAGAATTGCCATCGCAAGATTATTTTTAAAAAATCCACCGATTATTTTCCTAGACGAACCTACTGCAAGTTTGGATGCGATTGCAACTGAACAGATTAAAAATTCTTTGGATGCCATCAAAGAAGGAAGAACAGTGGTGATTATTTCACACTCGCTTTCACAGATTTTAGATTCAGATAAAATTTATGTAATGAAAAAAGGTGAGGTTGTAGAAAATGGAACGCATGATGAACTAGTACAAATGAATGGAATTTACAGAGAAATTTTTGATGCTTCTGCGAGAAGTTTGAATCTAGATAAACTGGTTAATTCTTTCAAGAATTAA
- a CDS encoding TM2 domain-containing protein yields MENYGYTKDGNTQQQNNAPYKSEKKIPAALLGLLVGWLALNKFYLGYTKEGIIQLVLNVVTFGAASIIPFIEGIIYLFMSDEQFDNTYVHNKKGWL; encoded by the coding sequence ATGGAAAATTACGGTTACACAAAAGACGGCAATACTCAACAGCAAAATAATGCGCCCTACAAATCTGAAAAGAAAATTCCGGCTGCACTTTTAGGTCTTCTTGTCGGTTGGCTTGCTTTAAACAAATTCTATTTAGGATATACCAAAGAAGGAATAATTCAGTTGGTTCTAAATGTTGTTACTTTCGGAGCAGCTTCAATCATCCCATTTATCGAGGGAATTATTTATCTGTTTATGAGCGATGAGCAATTTGACAACACGTATGTTCACAACAAAAAAGGCTGGTTGTAA
- the hemB gene encoding porphobilinogen synthase: MIYSRNRRLRVNESMRGLVRECSLSTDDFVMPIFVMEGENKEEAISSMPGIFRRSIDLTVKECKELFSLGVKAVNLYMKVSEHLKDNTGKEAWNKDGLMQNTIKAIKDAVPEMVIMPDVALDPYSIYGHDGIIENGKVLNDATNDALARMSVSHAEAGADIVAPSDMMDGRVLAIREALEESGFHDVGILSYAAKYASSFYGPFRSALDSAPKDNMEIPKDKKTYQMDFHNSREALNEVFKDVEEGADIIMIKPGLPYLDIVSKVREAIDLPIAVYNVSGEYAMLKAAAQNGWLDNDKAIIESLTCFKRAGADMIFTYAAKEAAILLNR, from the coding sequence ATGATATATTCAAGAAACAGAAGATTGAGAGTAAATGAATCTATGAGAGGTTTGGTAAGAGAATGTAGCCTTTCTACAGACGATTTTGTAATGCCGATCTTCGTAATGGAAGGTGAAAATAAAGAAGAAGCAATCTCATCAATGCCCGGAATTTTCAGAAGAAGTATTGATTTAACGGTTAAAGAATGTAAAGAATTATTTTCTTTAGGCGTAAAAGCGGTCAATCTGTACATGAAAGTTTCGGAACATTTGAAAGACAACACGGGAAAAGAAGCCTGGAACAAAGATGGGTTGATGCAAAATACCATCAAGGCCATAAAAGATGCTGTTCCTGAAATGGTGATTATGCCTGATGTTGCTTTAGATCCATATTCAATCTACGGTCACGACGGAATTATAGAAAACGGTAAAGTCTTAAATGACGCAACCAACGATGCTTTGGCAAGAATGTCAGTTTCTCATGCAGAAGCAGGAGCAGATATTGTAGCACCGAGTGACATGATGGATGGAAGAGTTTTGGCGATTCGTGAAGCGTTGGAAGAAAGTGGTTTTCATGATGTTGGAATTTTAAGTTACGCAGCAAAATATGCAAGTTCGTTCTATGGACCTTTCAGAAGTGCTTTAGATAGTGCACCGAAAGACAATATGGAAATTCCGAAAGATAAAAAAACATATCAGATGGATTTTCATAATTCTCGTGAAGCTTTAAATGAAGTTTTTAAAGATGTGGAAGAAGGTGCAGATATTATTATGATCAAACCGGGTTTGCCGTATTTGGATATCGTTTCAAAAGTGCGTGAAGCCATCGATCTACCAATCGCAGTTTATAACGTAAGTGGAGAATACGCAATGTTGAAAGCCGCTGCACAAAACGGTTGGCTCGATAATGATAAAGCCATTATTGAAAGTTTAACGTGTTTTAAAAGAGCAGGAGCAGATATGATTTTCACGTATGCTGCGAAAGAAGCTGCGATTCTTTTAAACAGATAA
- a CDS encoding T9SS type A sorting domain-containing protein, which produces MKKLLLLIIFMGAFVGFSDNVKAQIKEPSSTSQKSDDGVLTAYPNPAKDFLVVKAKDSSLKIKSVIFYSILGTQVANYNVNTNKAEINIEKLKPGKYLIRYILSDNTQKVTQIVKQ; this is translated from the coding sequence ATGAAAAAACTTTTACTTTTAATTATATTTATGGGCGCTTTTGTTGGTTTTTCCGACAATGTTAAAGCACAAATCAAAGAGCCTTCTTCTACTTCACAAAAGTCTGATGATGGTGTTCTTACTGCATACCCAAACCCTGCGAAAGACTTTTTGGTAGTAAAAGCCAAAGATTCTTCTTTAAAAATTAAATCAGTGATATTTTATTCGATATTGGGAACACAGGTTGCCAACTATAATGTCAATACAAACAAAGCTGAAATTAATATTGAAAAATTAAAGCCCGGAAAGTATCTGATTCGCTACATTCTCAGCGACAATACGCAAAAGGTTACTCAAATAGTAAAACAATAA
- a CDS encoding ABC transporter ATP-binding protein, translating to MLKAEHITKTYNAGKKIALDDFSIHVPKGSIYGLLGPNGAGKTSFIRIINQITQADSGDVFINGEKLNPNHIKDIGYMPEERGLYKNMSVGDQILYFGELKGMKKNDALNEAKKWFEKLHIDQWWKKKLSELSKGMAQKIQFVVTVLHRPHLLILDEPFSGFDPVNANLIKDQIIELKNNGTTIILSTHRMESVEEMCDYVALIDNSKKIIDGRVFDVREKFKKNIFGITLSDVNNEKLQNFQNKYEIFNLSEQNNLISFDLKNTVNQNDILLDLVQAGKVRSFDEKIPSMNEVFINAVGNHS from the coding sequence ATGCTAAAAGCTGAACATATTACTAAAACCTACAATGCAGGAAAAAAAATAGCATTGGATGATTTTAGCATACATGTGCCGAAAGGAAGTATCTACGGTCTTCTAGGACCTAACGGAGCAGGAAAAACCTCTTTTATCCGTATCATCAATCAAATTACACAAGCAGATTCCGGAGATGTTTTCATCAATGGAGAAAAGCTCAATCCTAATCACATCAAAGACATCGGATATATGCCTGAAGAGCGAGGTTTATATAAAAACATGAGCGTCGGAGATCAGATTCTTTACTTCGGAGAACTGAAGGGAATGAAAAAAAATGATGCGCTGAATGAAGCCAAAAAATGGTTTGAAAAACTGCATATCGATCAATGGTGGAAGAAGAAACTTTCTGAACTATCCAAAGGAATGGCGCAGAAAATACAGTTCGTAGTGACCGTTCTTCACAGACCACATTTGTTGATTCTTGACGAACCGTTCTCAGGTTTTGACCCTGTGAATGCCAATTTAATTAAAGATCAAATCATTGAACTTAAAAATAACGGAACTACAATTATTCTTTCTACCCACAGAATGGAAAGTGTGGAAGAAATGTGTGACTATGTTGCACTAATCGATAATTCTAAGAAAATAATCGACGGAAGAGTTTTTGATGTACGAGAAAAGTTCAAGAAAAATATTTTTGGGATTACGCTTTCTGATGTCAACAATGAGAAGCTTCAGAACTTCCAGAATAAGTATGAAATTTTCAACTTGTCTGAGCAAAATAATCTGATTTCGTTTGACCTGAAAAATACGGTGAATCAAAATGATATTTTACTGGATCTTGTACAGGCAGGAAAAGTAAGATCATTTGACGAAAAAATTCCGAGCATGAATGAAGTCTTTATTAATGCCGTAGGTAATCATTCTTAA
- a CDS encoding ABC transporter permease translates to MNNIYLITKREFLTQVKKKSFILLTLLAPLMIIGFGAVIGLMFKANESHNVIEVVDNSGLFKGQLKSNDKLEYIFVPVADEKSKLKNLKGNESLDGILILPQIASQNFDDLEKNTRLVVNTKIGLDTKQRIISDISNVIKKEKIKQLGIAESQLDNLDKNFELKTINVSEDNKEDSDLAFGVKTALSLGLMYVTFMFIIIYGVRVMRSVLEEKNNRVVEIIISSVKPFELMMGKILGVTMVALTQFLVWISMSVIGALVLNTGFSSMQKNMPGGDEGILSKLDILQIFTQISHSLLELNFPLIIFVFIVFFLLGYIFYSSIYAAIGSAVDNETETQQFTLFAILPLTLGMYGSFSLMNNPDGPLGFWLSIIPFTSPVAMIARIPYGVPAWEIALSIFLLLATTIFMIFLAGKIYRVGILMYGNKATLKELWKWIRS, encoded by the coding sequence ATGAACAATATATATTTAATTACAAAAAGAGAATTTCTTACGCAGGTTAAGAAAAAATCTTTCATTTTACTGACTTTATTAGCTCCATTAATGATCATAGGATTTGGTGCTGTGATTGGGTTGATGTTTAAAGCCAACGAATCTCACAATGTGATTGAAGTTGTTGACAACAGCGGACTTTTTAAAGGTCAGCTAAAATCTAATGATAAGCTGGAATATATTTTTGTTCCAGTAGCAGATGAAAAATCTAAACTTAAAAACCTTAAAGGCAACGAGTCTTTAGATGGTATTTTGATTTTACCTCAAATAGCAAGTCAGAATTTTGATGATTTGGAAAAAAACACAAGATTAGTTGTTAATACTAAAATCGGTCTTGATACCAAACAGCGCATCATCTCTGATATTAGCAATGTAATTAAGAAAGAGAAAATCAAACAATTAGGCATTGCAGAATCGCAGCTTGATAATCTTGATAAAAATTTTGAACTGAAAACAATCAACGTATCAGAAGATAATAAAGAGGATTCTGACTTGGCTTTTGGCGTAAAAACGGCACTAAGCTTAGGATTGATGTATGTTACCTTTATGTTTATCATCATTTATGGAGTACGTGTCATGAGAAGCGTTCTTGAGGAAAAAAACAACCGTGTTGTGGAAATTATCATTTCATCGGTAAAACCTTTTGAACTGATGATGGGAAAAATTCTCGGGGTTACAATGGTTGCTTTAACACAATTTCTCGTCTGGATATCTATGTCTGTAATTGGTGCATTAGTTTTGAACACCGGATTTTCTTCTATGCAGAAAAACATGCCGGGAGGTGATGAAGGTATTTTAAGCAAATTGGATATTTTACAAATATTCACACAGATTTCTCATAGCTTATTGGAACTTAATTTTCCTTTAATCATCTTCGTATTTATTGTATTTTTCCTTTTGGGATACATTTTTTACAGTTCGATTTACGCAGCAATTGGTTCTGCTGTTGATAACGAAACCGAAACACAGCAATTCACTTTATTTGCCATTTTGCCTTTGACTTTGGGGATGTACGGAAGTTTTTCTTTAATGAATAATCCGGATGGGCCACTAGGATTTTGGTTATCAATAATTCCTTTTACGTCTCCTGTTGCGATGATTGCGAGAATTCCTTACGGCGTTCCGGCTTGGGAAATTGCTTTATCAATTTTCTTATTATTAGCAACGACTATTTTTATGATTTTCTTAGCCGGAAAGATTTACAGAGTTGGAATTTTGATGTATGGAAATAAGGCTACTTTGAAGGAACTTTGGAAGTGGATTAGAAGTTAA
- a CDS encoding porin family protein — MKKFLLASALAFSTLSFAQIDFSSTRFGVTAGGNYSRVKNAHNPSGARFAFQGGVLALIPMGGSNQFYLQPEVVYYGAGESGKDKNAKGVKGYDAVYANNYISVPVSFKGYFSEAESEFFGLIGPRFNFLIDQKVKNESREIYRTDQLGKASSFNFAIGAGLGYSYKRQLELALKYDFGLSNTYPNLDESKLDPNSAKKKSEQVISLSLSYIFE; from the coding sequence ATGAAAAAATTTTTATTAGCATCAGCTTTAGCATTTTCTACTTTATCATTCGCACAGATTGATTTTAGTAGTACAAGATTTGGTGTTACTGCTGGTGGAAACTATTCGAGAGTAAAAAATGCACACAATCCTTCAGGAGCTAGATTTGCTTTTCAGGGTGGTGTTTTAGCATTAATCCCAATGGGAGGTTCTAACCAGTTTTATCTTCAGCCGGAAGTCGTGTACTACGGTGCAGGAGAATCTGGAAAAGATAAGAATGCTAAAGGTGTAAAAGGTTATGATGCTGTTTATGCTAATAACTACATCAGTGTTCCTGTATCTTTCAAAGGATATTTTTCTGAAGCAGAATCAGAATTCTTTGGATTGATTGGTCCGAGATTTAATTTTTTAATTGATCAAAAAGTTAAAAATGAATCTCGTGAAATCTATAGAACAGATCAGTTGGGTAAGGCTAGCTCATTTAACTTCGCAATAGGCGCAGGTCTAGGGTACAGCTACAAAAGACAGCTCGAATTGGCTTTAAAGTATGACTTTGGTTTATCGAATACTTATCCAAATCTGGATGAAAGCAAGTTAGATCCAAATTCAGCTAAAAAGAAGTCTGAGCAGGTTATTAGTTTAAGCTTAAGCTATATCTTCGAATAA